The Prosthecobacter vanneervenii region TATCGCATCATGGTGCCGAAGTGCGTGGATGGCCTGCTCGTTCCTGTGGCATGCAGCGCCAGCCACGTCGGCTATCAAACTCTGCGCATGGAGCCGGTCTTCATGGCGCTGGGTGAGGCGAGCGGCATCGCTGCCACGGCTTCCCTGGACGAAAAGACCGAAGTACGAGGCGTGAATGTGAGCGCCGTGCGCAAAGAGATCATCAATCGTGGTGGCGTGATCTTGTTTGAGAACACGGCGCTCAAACCCGAAGATCTGTGAGGGATGAAACTCCACCATCAGACACTCGTCGTTGACTGGACCTTTTCAGAACAGACATCCTCAAAACTGAATCACAGCATGAGGTGAGCGTGATGGTGCCCCTGCTCGTGGCGGGTGCGTTTTTTGCGTGCTGGCCCGCCCGCACTACCCATCCTTACGCTCCCGCTGCCGCGCGCGGAACTCCCCCGGCCCGCACCCCACCTGCCGCGCAAACATGCGGCTGAAGTAGTGGCGGTTGGGGAAGCCGAAATCGGCGGCAATTTGATCGATGGTTTTGTCCGTGAGCGCCAGCGCCTCGCCTGCCAGCCGCAGGCGTGTGCTGAGGACATAGGCCGCTGGCGTCTGTCCTAGGTGCTCACGAAAGGCGCGGATGAAGCGCTCCACGCTCATGCCCGCGCGCTCCGCTAAAAACGGATTCGTCAATCGGCTGTGCGGTGCACGTGCGATGAAGGCCAGCACCTCTGCGATTCTCTCCGGCAGCACCGGTGGTGCCTCGCTTTCCAGCGCCGCAAACACCGTGTGCAGCAGCGCTGCGCTCAGGTGATACAGACGGTGATCCCTTAGCTCTGTCTGCGGCTGCCGATGCGTAGCCACGAGCTGCCTGAGCATCGACCTCAGCGCATCATCCACCTCGATGACGATCGGCTCCGGCACCATCTTCACCCCGGGCCTTGCGGTGGTGAAGTGCAGCCAGAAGTGGCTCGCCTTCACCGGACCGCAGCAGTCAAACACCGTGTCCGCCGGAATGAGCACCGCGCACTGCGGCCCCAGCGGAATCTTGCGCCCCTGAAAGAGCAGATGACATCCCGGCTTTGGATTGTGGTAAAAGCGCCAGAAAGGCGAGTCCACCCCCTGATGATTCCAGTCCTCCAGCGCAGGCTGGTAGCCGCTCTCGTGGATCAAAAACGGCGTCCACCCCGACTGCGCCACACGCGCCAGATCCACGCCCCACGGCGTGGTGTAGTTCAGGTATTTGCGACGCGCTGACATGGGCGAGATTAGGAATCAGATACGCGGCGGGAGTGACTTTTCACCAGTTTTGATTCCAACATCCGCAGGATAAGACACAAAACAGCCAAAAAGAGGCACAGACGGCGAGCGTTGTTTCAGGCAGCCTCTTTCCCCATGCATCCCCGGCTTTTCATCCTCGTCCTCGCCTTCCCCGTCCTGCTCTCCGCAGCCGCGCCCGCCAAGAAGGTGAAGTTCAACCGCGATGTGCGGCCCATCCTCTCGGACAAGTGCTTCTTCTGCCACGGCCCTGATCCCAAGAAGCGCGAGGCCGATCTGCGCCTGGACGTGCGTGAGGCCGCTGTGGAGGCCAAGGCCTTCATTCCCGGCAAGGCAGACATGAGCGAGATCATCCAGCGCATCCTCACCACGGATGAGGATGACCACATGCCGCCGGCCAAGTCCAAGCTCGGCGATCTCACCGCCGAGGAGACGTCCATCCTCAAGCAGTGGATCAATGAAGGCGCGGAGTATGAGGCGCACTGGTCCTTCATTCCGCTGAAGGCCGATGCATCCAACCAACGCAGCATCGACGACATCGTCAGCGCCGAACTGGCCGAACGAAACCTCAAGCTCCAACCCGAGGCCGCACCGGAGACGCTCATCCGCCGGCTGAGCTTTGACCTTACTGGCCTGCCCCCATCGCCCAAGGAGATCAGCGGCTTTGTGGCCGAGCATCAGTTTGATGCCAAAGGCAGCATCCAGCATCTCGTCACGCGTCTGCTTGCGTCTCCTCACTACGGCGAACGCATGGCTGTGGACTGGCTGGATGTGGCACGCTACGCCGACAGCTACGGCTTTCAGGTGGACCGCGAGCGCGAGGTCTGGCCCTGGCGCGACTGGGTGGTGAAGGCCTACAACGAGAACCTGCCCTTCGACAAATTCATCACCTGGCAGCTTGCGGGCGATCTGCTCCCCAATCCCACCGATGAGCAAATCATGGCCACTGCCTACAACCGCCTGCACCAGCAGGAAAGCGAAGGCGGCAGCGTCGAAGAAGAGTACCGCGTGGAATACGTGGCCGACCGAGTGCAGACCGTGGCCACCACCTTCCTCGGCCTCACCTTTGAGTGCTCACGCTGCCATGACCACAAGTATGACCCCGTGACGCAGAAGGACTACTACGGCCTCTTCTCCATGCTGCAAAACATCGACGAAGCGGGGCTGTATTCCTACTTCACACCGTCCCCGCCCACACCGGCCATGATGATGATGGACACGCCCGCCAAGGAGAAGCTGGCCGCGCTGAATGCCAAGGTGAAGAAGCTTGAGAAGAAGCTTAGTGATGCGGGCACTCCTGCCCGCACTGCGCTGGAACTGCGGACAGGAGTGCCCGCATCACTGGAAGGCCAGATCGCGCACTTTACGTTTGATGAGGTTAAGGGCAACAAGCTCGCCGACGCGCTGCATCCCCCCCCGCCGCCTGCACCTCCGCAGCCAAAGCCGGTGGCTGATGCGAAGGACAAAACTCCGGCGCAGAAAAAGAAAGACGCCAAGGCCCCGCCTCCCGGCCCCGAGGCTGTGCTGAAAGGCGAAAACAAACTCGTGGCCGGTAAGCTCGGCAATGCCATCCAATTCACGGGTGACGATGCCGTGGACACACCGCTCGGAAACTTCAATCGCCACGATCCTTTCAGCATCTCGCTTTGGATTCAAACACCCGATGAAAAGCAGCGCGCCGTGGTGCTGCACCGCTCCCAGGCTTGGACAGACGCCGCCAGCCGCGGCTATGAGCTGCTCATTGAAGAGGGCCGCATCAAGTGGTCGCTGATTCACTTCTGGCCCGGCAATGCCATCTCCATCCGCACCCAGGCCAAGGTGCCGCTCAAGGAATGGACCCATGTCATCGTCACCAATGACGGCAGCAGCCGCGCCTCCGGCCTCAAGATCTACATCAATGGAAAGCTCGCCACAGTGGATGTTATCAAAGACCACCTCACCAAAAACATCACCGGCGGCGGTCATGACAACATCAGCCTCGGCGAGCGCATGCGCGACCGTGGATTCAAAGACGGTCTCGTGGACGACCTGCGCATCTTCGACCGCGACCTCTCGCTGCCCTTTGATGCGAAACTGCAGCCGCTGCTCGCCGAACTGAAAGCCGCACGCGCCGAAGTCACCGCCTTCGCCGATGCACAAAAGGAAATCATGGTCATGCAGGAGCTGCCGCAGCCCAAGAAAGCCTACCTCCTCACGCGCGGCGAGTATGACAAACGCGCCGAAGAAGTCGGCCCTGCGACACCCGCCTTCCTGCCGCCGATGTCGGCCAATGCTCCGAAGAACCGCCTCGGCTACGCGCAGTGGCTCACCGCACCGAATCATCCGCTGACTGCACGTGTCACCGTGAATCGCATCTGGCTCAGCCTCTTCGGACGCGGCTTAGTGAAAACCACCGAAGACTTCGGCAGCCAGGGCGAGCGTCCCTTGTATCCCGAGTTACTCGACCACCTCGCGCTGAAGCTCATTCAAAGCGGCTGGGATGTGAAGGCGCTGATTCAAGAGATCGTTACCAGCCGCGTGTATCTGCAGCAAAGCATCGCCGATGCTAAGACCATGGCCGACGATCCCGACAACCAGTGGCTTGCACGCGGCCCGCACTTCCGCCTGCCCGCAGAGATGATTCGCGACAACGCCCTCGCCGCCTCCGGCCTGCTCAAGCTGACGATGGGTGGCGCACCCGTCTATCCTTATGAAATGACCGAGGCCTTCAAGCCCATGGGCCCCAGCGCGGGCGATGCCGTCTATCGCCGCAGCCTCTACACCAACTGGCGCCGCACCAGCCCCCCGCCCGCGATGGTCGCCTTCGACGCCCCACGCCGCGCCGTCTGCATCTCCAAACGTGAACGCACTGACTCCCCGCTGCAGGCGCTCATTTTGCTCAATGGTGTACAGTATGTGGAAGCCGCCCGCGTCCTCGGCGAAAAGCTGCATCTCGAAGCCAAGGGCGATGTCTCCAAGATGATCGAACTTGGCTTCCTCCTCTGCCTCAGCCGCAAACCGGATGCGGAGGAGATCAGCATCTGCACTCAGCTATATCAGGAACAGCTCACCCATTTCAAAGCCAAGCCCAAAGAAGCCGAAGAACTGATGAAGATGGGGAATGCGAAGCGGGATGCCTCCATTTCTCTGCCAGAAGCCGCCGCAGCTGCCGTGCTAGGGCAGGCGCTGCTGAACCATGATGCCTGCGTGGTAAAGCGCTGAGATTTTGAACCACTAATCGGACACTAATCTCACACTAATAACCGAATCAAGATCCCGATTCAGACACACCAACCGCCAGGTGTTTTTAAAAATCTCACCCACAAATTCACCAACCCCAAGTCGCAAACTTCTATCCCACCCATCATCATTAGTGTTCCATTAGTGTACGATTAGTGGTTACTTCCAATATCCGACTCATCAAACCGCTTAAGCCCCATGATCATCAAAAGAAAACGCCTGAAGATCGAAATGCGCGAAGACGGCCCCTTCCAGCAGGAAGGTTTTGATCTCATGGCAGCAGTGTTTGATGTGCACAACGAGAACGGGGGCGGTCTGGCAGAAGAAGTCTATCAGGAAAGCCTTGAGATCGAGCTCTCCCTTCGCGGGATTCCATTCACCGCCAAACAGAACCTGGCCATTTACTACAAAGGTCACGAGCTAAAACGCCGCTACGTCCCAGATCTATACGTGCATGATGGCATGGTGGTGGAACTCAAAGCCGTGGCACAGCTTCTTCCCGAGCACGAGGCGCAGCTTTTTAACTACATGCGCCTGACCGGCAAAGAAGTCGGCTACCTCATCAACTTCGCCCCTCTCAAGCGCGTCGAATGGCGTCGCTACGTTTTGTAAACCACTGACATTTGAACCACTAATCGCACACTAATCTAACACTAATAATCAAACCAACGGCCACTCATCACCCAGAGGCACCGCACACCCACAAGCCCCCTCATTAGTGTTCCATTAGTGTACGATTAGTGGTCCCCCTCTTTTTCTACCCTCGCCGCACCACGATCATGAATCCCATCAGCACCAGCCAGTATCATTCAGCAGTTCCAGGGTCTGATCACTTCGGACTGATAAACCGCCGCACCCTCCTCAATCGTTTTGGCATGGGCCTCGGCGGCATTGCGCTCAATGAGCTGCTCGCCCAGGGCTCCGAATCTGTGGACCACGGTGTGCTGGGTGGCACGCACTTTGCGCCGAAGGCGAAGAGGATCATTTATCTCTTCATGTCTGGCGGACCTTCGCATCTGGACTTGT contains the following coding sequences:
- a CDS encoding helix-turn-helix domain-containing protein, whose protein sequence is MSARRKYLNYTTPWGVDLARVAQSGWTPFLIHESGYQPALEDWNHQGVDSPFWRFYHNPKPGCHLLFQGRKIPLGPQCAVLIPADTVFDCCGPVKASHFWLHFTTARPGVKMVPEPIVIEVDDALRSMLRQLVATHRQPQTELRDHRLYHLSAALLHTVFAALESEAPPVLPERIAEVLAFIARAPHSRLTNPFLAERAGMSVERFIRAFREHLGQTPAAYVLSTRLRLAGEALALTDKTIDQIAADFGFPNRHYFSRMFARQVGCGPGEFRARQRERKDG
- a CDS encoding DUF1553 domain-containing protein, whose translation is MHPRLFILVLAFPVLLSAAAPAKKVKFNRDVRPILSDKCFFCHGPDPKKREADLRLDVREAAVEAKAFIPGKADMSEIIQRILTTDEDDHMPPAKSKLGDLTAEETSILKQWINEGAEYEAHWSFIPLKADASNQRSIDDIVSAELAERNLKLQPEAAPETLIRRLSFDLTGLPPSPKEISGFVAEHQFDAKGSIQHLVTRLLASPHYGERMAVDWLDVARYADSYGFQVDREREVWPWRDWVVKAYNENLPFDKFITWQLAGDLLPNPTDEQIMATAYNRLHQQESEGGSVEEEYRVEYVADRVQTVATTFLGLTFECSRCHDHKYDPVTQKDYYGLFSMLQNIDEAGLYSYFTPSPPTPAMMMMDTPAKEKLAALNAKVKKLEKKLSDAGTPARTALELRTGVPASLEGQIAHFTFDEVKGNKLADALHPPPPPAPPQPKPVADAKDKTPAQKKKDAKAPPPGPEAVLKGENKLVAGKLGNAIQFTGDDAVDTPLGNFNRHDPFSISLWIQTPDEKQRAVVLHRSQAWTDAASRGYELLIEEGRIKWSLIHFWPGNAISIRTQAKVPLKEWTHVIVTNDGSSRASGLKIYINGKLATVDVIKDHLTKNITGGGHDNISLGERMRDRGFKDGLVDDLRIFDRDLSLPFDAKLQPLLAELKAARAEVTAFADAQKEIMVMQELPQPKKAYLLTRGEYDKRAEEVGPATPAFLPPMSANAPKNRLGYAQWLTAPNHPLTARVTVNRIWLSLFGRGLVKTTEDFGSQGERPLYPELLDHLALKLIQSGWDVKALIQEIVTSRVYLQQSIADAKTMADDPDNQWLARGPHFRLPAEMIRDNALAASGLLKLTMGGAPVYPYEMTEAFKPMGPSAGDAVYRRSLYTNWRRTSPPPAMVAFDAPRRAVCISKRERTDSPLQALILLNGVQYVEAARVLGEKLHLEAKGDVSKMIELGFLLCLSRKPDAEEISICTQLYQEQLTHFKAKPKEAEELMKMGNAKRDASISLPEAAAAAVLGQALLNHDACVVKR
- a CDS encoding GxxExxY protein → MIIKRKRLKIEMREDGPFQQEGFDLMAAVFDVHNENGGGLAEEVYQESLEIELSLRGIPFTAKQNLAIYYKGHELKRRYVPDLYVHDGMVVELKAVAQLLPEHEAQLFNYMRLTGKEVGYLINFAPLKRVEWRRYVL